A segment of the Catenuloplanes nepalensis genome:
TGCCGGTGATCGATGGGGGATCGTTGAGGGCATGACGACGCACGGTCCGGTCTGGTCAGCGATATGAACGCCCTGGCGATAGCCATCGCGCTCAGCATCGCCTCCGCGAGCGCCTACGCCGCGGGCGCGGTGGTCCAGGAGCGGGTGGCCGCGCACGGCACCGGCATCCTCGCGTCGCTCCGCATCCCGCACTGGTGGCTCTCCGTGGCGCTCAACGGCGCCGGCGCCGGCCTGCACGTCGGCGCGCTCGCGTACGGGCCGCTCAGCATCGTCCAGCCGCTCGGCCTGCTCACGCTCGTCTTCGCGCTGCCGATGGGCGCGGCCGTCATCGGCCGCCGGGTCGCCGCCGTGCACTGGCGCGGCGCCGCGCTCACCATCGCCGGCCTCGGCCTGCTGGTCATCACCGCGCCGATGGGCAGCGCCCGGGAGCTTGACTCCACCGAGGTGCTGACCGTCGCCATGCTCGGCGGCGGCATCGTGCTCGGCCTGACGATGCTCGCCCGGCAGATCCACGCGGCCACGTCGTCCGGGCTGCTCTACGCGGTCGCGTCCGGCGTCGCGTTCGCCTGCTCGTCCGCGCTCACCCAGACCGTGTCGCTGCAGGTCACCGCGGGCGGGCCGCTCGCGATCCTGTCCACCGCCGCGTTCACGCTGGCCGCGTTCATGTCCGCCGGGGTGCTGCTGTCCCAGGCCGCGTACCGCGACGGCGGGCTCGGCGCGCCGCTGGCCACGGTGTCGCTGACCAACCCGGTCGCGTCCGCGGTGATCGGCATGCTGCTGCTGGACGAGCGGTTCGTCGGCGGCGTCACCGGCGGCGGCGTGGCGGCCACCGGCGGCGTGCTCGCGATCGCGGGCGTGCTGCTGCTCACCCGCCCGGCCGGCGACCGGGACACCCAGATCACCGAGACCCCGGAGACCGGCGCGGGCGACACCTCGTCCCCGCCCACCGCGACACCCCGCGAGGACGCCCCGCGCCAGCCCGCTTCGCCCGGGATCGCCCCGCGTGAAGCCGTTGCGTCCCCGCGTGAGACCGGTCCGTCGCCGCGCGAGGGCAACCCGGCGCCGGCCACCGGCGACGGCGGTGCGGCGCCGGATGCCACCGCGATCATCCCCGGCCGCCGGCGCTC
Coding sequences within it:
- a CDS encoding DMT family transporter; translation: MNALAIAIALSIASASAYAAGAVVQERVAAHGTGILASLRIPHWWLSVALNGAGAGLHVGALAYGPLSIVQPLGLLTLVFALPMGAAVIGRRVAAVHWRGAALTIAGLGLLVITAPMGSARELDSTEVLTVAMLGGGIVLGLTMLARQIHAATSSGLLYAVASGVAFACSSALTQTVSLQVTAGGPLAILSTAAFTLAAFMSAGVLLSQAAYRDGGLGAPLATVSLTNPVASAVIGMLLLDERFVGGVTGGGVAATGGVLAIAGVLLLTRPAGDRDTQITETPETGAGDTSSPPTATPREDAPRQPASPGIAPREAVASPRETGPSPREGNPAPATGDGGAAPDATAIIPGRRRSQIAIGDRGVPSCAVPGGNPRRRVIRPGRGFYPRPGRRPGN